A genomic window from Solanum dulcamara chromosome 11, daSolDulc1.2, whole genome shotgun sequence includes:
- the LOC129873725 gene encoding pathogen-related protein-like, with translation MAGEKETMKVVSDKYRRFLREGHVAAAGTIQWRHGVPPIYDSVNKLFEQGRTKVWPEGSIEETVQNSMKTWEMELKYKTHVKDFSTINPEKFKLIVNGREGLSAEETLKIGGYNALLKSSMPDEFIYHKADKETFESSHNDFRSAFPRGFAWEVINMYSGPPVVTYKFRHWGFFEGPFKGHAPTGEMVQFYGVGIMKVDKSLRIEELELYFDPAELFGGLLKKPTISESNIEHQGNDDNTITQHCPYSHN, from the exons ATGGCTGGTGAGAAGGAAACGATGAAAGTGGTAAGTGATAAATATAGGCGATTCCTACGAGAAGGTCATGTTGCAGCTGCAGGAACTATCCAATGGAGACATGGTGTTCCTCCAATTTATGACAGTGTTAATAAACTTTTTGAACAAGGAAGGACCAAG GTATGGCCAGAAGGGTCTATTGAAGAAACAGTACAAAATTCTATGAAGACATGGGAAATGGAGCTTAAATACAAGACTCACGTAAAGGACTTTAGCACCATTAACCCTGAAAAATTCAAGCTCATTGTTAATG GAAGAGAGGGACTGTCAGCAGAAGAGACACTAAAAATAGGGGGTTACAATGCGCTATTGAAGAGTTCAATGCCTGATGAGTTCATATACCATAAAGCAGATAAAGAGACCTTCGAATCATCTCACAATGATTTTCGATCAGCTTTTCCAAGAGGATTCGCATGGGAAGTGATCAACATGTATTCTGGCCCTCCTGTTGTGACATACAAATTCAGGCACTGGGGTTTCTTTGAAGGACCATTCAAAGGACATGCTCCTACTGGTGAGATGGTGCAGTTCTATGGTGTTGGCATTATGAag GTAGATAAATCTCTAAGAATAGAGGAATTAGAATTGTACTTTGATCCAGCAGAACTTTTTGGTGGACTACTCAAGAAACCAACAATTTCCGAATCTAACATTGAGCATCAGGGCAATGATGATAATACCATCACTCAACATTGCCCATACAGCCACAACTAA